DNA sequence from the Mus caroli chromosome X, CAROLI_EIJ_v1.1, whole genome shotgun sequence genome:
TAGCCTCCTCCATTCTCCTTAAAGCCATACAAAGGTCTGTCCTCAGGACCTCTGCACTGATTCTTCTAGTGTTGTGGGCTGGTTCCATGTCCACATTGTTGATCTTCCTTACCTGGACAGCATGGCTGGTCCTCACAGGCCTGTAGCTGCCACTCAAGAGTTCCAGGAGCCACCTTCTCAGAGCACTGCCCACCTCTGCCCACACAGCGCCTGTGTCGCAGCTGGGACCCCTCAGAACATGTAACTGAGCAGGGCCCCCATAAGGACCATGCTGACCATTGTGGAGACCTGTAGAGAGGAGCCTATGTTCTATCCTGGTATGAAGTGACAGGATAGATCACTGAGAGCCTACTTACCACTTAGGGATGGTAGCTGATTGAACAGGAAGAAGTGAATATAcaggaaatatataataaatttcatttcccttcattttcctctggaAACCCCCCAGGGTCATAGCCAGATGTACAATAAGCAAATTTACAGAGTAAAAAAACCCAGAACTTCTGCCAGAAACTCAATAGGTCACTACCCTGTACAGTACCACGCAGAGAGGAAGTCCTTAGTAAACAGAAGCTCAGCGGTCCCTTCACAACATCCTAGAAAAACACATTGCTTCTGCATAGAACTGGGTTTGCATGATAATATGGGTATGCATGCCAGTGCTAAAGAGACATGAACTGTTAGCATGACTGGTGGCTCAGAGCTGCTTTCCAAGATCTTCAAGCCTATCATCTTTACAATGTTATCTGAAATACATAGTAAGCAGTCATAAAAGATATCTACAGTATAGTAAGACTCAACACATGTAAACTGGAAGTCATGATTAGGAGCTTTGAAGTGCCTTCAGAGATCAAACTGCCACAAAAGAGTTGCACAATGAATGTGTCATCACAATTAAAGATATGGCATTGTCTTCAGAATTTCCTTAAAGTCCTCCATTTCTATAATGGTTCTATAGATGATAAGCACTCAATTATGATCTGTTGTAAGTTAGGAGAATAGAGCTACcatagaaaatatccaaattgCACCCCACCTGCAATGTTTACAGGAAGCCCTgacttttaaagcattttaaaattagggTTAATTTTGTCTCTCCTAAGGGACATTTGGCAGTATCtggattcagttttttttttaattcttctctcatacaagaCAGCCTAACTACAGTTTCCTTTCCCTTCATTTCTCTCAGCCCCCATCTCCTACAACCTCCTCTCTTCCAcagatccattcctcctcccgttccccttcagaaaaaaatcagGCCTTCGAGGAATATTAACCAAACGTGTCATAagaagatgcaataagactagggaCAAATtcttatatcaaggctggatgaggcaactcaggaggagaaaaagggtccTAAGcacagatgaaagagtcagagacactccCATGCCCACTAATAATCAGTGCAGAGAGTTGTTAAAAACATTTAGGGGTAGGTCAGATATGTTATAAACTACCAAACAATGCACAGCTAAGAACTCATACCCTCAACAAAGAGCTCCAAATGGCAACAGTGCCAAGATTTGGAAACCCTGAGCTATGGTCATAAGGAGGGCTTGTGGAGGAGGTGGCACTCTTAGAAGCTCCAGGGCAATGAGTACAGTTCTAGGTTACAGGGCTCAGCCCAGGTTTCTCCAAACCTGCATGCCTGACAGAAGCCACCATCATGCTCCTGGAAGGCATAGGCAGCGTTGAGACAGCAGTCTTCTACCCTGATGTCTCTCCCAAGTAGGCCTTTGCACTTGCCAGAGGACTCCTCATACTGGGTGAAGCAGAGCACAGGGTCTGAGCCTGTAAGATCAGGGGAGAGGAATGACAAATCAGGAGTGTGGTTGGCCTGGGCATCCCTTGGAGGACATGTGGGTGCTCATCCACTTACCTGTGGCTGGCAGGATAACCAGTAGCAGCAGGAGCCACTGAGGGGCTTGCATTTCAGCAGGCATTTTGAACACTATGTTTCTGCACTGCTCACAGAGAGGAGGCCTTGGTTTTGACTGGACCTGCTCCAGAAAGAGGAACCCAGggcaggaggaactgggagggtaTGGCCTCTTTAACTCTGAAGTCTCCCTTGTGCACCctgcctcctcttttctcccttctccattTCCTTGTCACCCTTGATGCTGCTTTGTTAGGCAATCTTTATTACCTAATACCCCACCCTAGCCAGAAATCACTTAGCTTTTCACTCAATGCTTAGGAGACAAATTCTCACTGAAGGGCACTGGGGTCTGAAAACAAGAACCACCTAGGTTTGTGAACTTTAAATTCTCagctttagttttcctttttttttggcaAGGTTTTGCAACATAGCCATACCTGAAATTTGCTTTAaacaccaggctggtcttgaacaggCAAATAACACCATGGCTGGCTCATTTTCTTACCTGTAAAATGCATAATCTTGACTATAGTGATCAATTTCATGGGGGTACTGGAGAAGGGTGAGATGAGGGAAGCCCTCATCTGTGAAGAAGGCATCAGGGCAGCTACTTTATCTACCATCTTGAAAACTTAGCCCTTTCCTAAAAGTGAGGTTCCTGTGgtcagcatgtatgtgtgtgaggtcaATGCAAGGGAAGTGAAAAGGGGAAGTGGCATTGTGTGGGAAGTGATTCAGAAGAGGGGAGGTTCAGGCATACCCACTGCCCAAGGTGGGGGGGGGTCAGTGGTATgccatttgcctagcatgtgagcAGCTTTAGGTCTGTATGCAGTACAAATTTACAGCACTGGACATAGCTTAGATCGGTCAGAGCCCAGGAATGAAAATACTCAGAATAGTGCCTGGCTGTGTTTACTAAATTGGTTTGTTCAACaattattgagcacctactgagCATCAGTAGTTCTCAGCATTAAATGGAAtagaaaacaagacaggaaaaaaatcactgtctCTAAAGGACTTAAAACACTCTACAAAGGGAGACTAGCAATAAAAATCTTTCAGAAAAGTCTTCTCCTGTGACCCTTCTTGGATGTCATTACTCTCCAGCCTTAGGACACACAAGAATTACCCACAGGGCTTCTTGATCCAACTGCAGATTGCTGGATTCTACCTATTTCTCATTCAGCAGGTGGAGTGTGGGCCTCCCGTttttcacagacatacatacttCTCAGACACCATTTGGTTGTCAAATTTCTCACAACTGCTGACTGTGAGTCCTTGCTACTGCTGCTCCCATGTGAACAGTCCTTTTCTCCTCAGCTCCTCAGTCTCACCAGAACCTATGGAAGCtgcaactgttttttttttttttttaagatttacttattttatttattttatgtatatgggtacactgtggTTGtacatgattgtgagccatcatgtggttgctgggaatgaagatTGCTTGCTCTGGTTGagcctgcttgctccagccctgtTCACTCTGGACTaaagatttattgttatatataagtacactgtagctgtcttcagatgcaccagaagaaggtgtcagatcccattacagatggttgtgagtcaccatgtggttgctgggatttgaactcaggaccttcagaagagcagtcagtgcttttaaccagagccatctctccagcccaaagctgCGACTTGTTAATCAGCTGCTACCCACTAGTTGCAGGTAACATTTTCAGtctctctcctacacacacacacacacacacacacacacacacacacacacacacccaccagcCTTTTAGACTTTAGCAGCCACAACCAAtccatttctccatctttcctatggtttctatgAAACATTTTAGTTTCACACCTATGTCTTATCAGTCACTTGGGCCTCATGATCATTTTCTTTCACACAATCAGTaacttcttgttcttcctccttcatcttcctcttttttttttttttNNNNNNNNNNNNNNNNNNNNNNNNNNNNNNNNNNNNNNNNNNNNNNNNNNNNNNNNNNNNgaactcactttgtagaccaggctggcctcgaactcagaaattcgcctgcctctgcctcccaagtgctgggattaaaggcgtgcgccaccacgcccggccacaatCAACTTCTTAAACATATACCTCCATGACTTAATTTCACACACAAACCATTTCTCAAATGCTGAGGCCTGCTTGCTACTAAACAGTGTGACTTTTCATCTACAAATggttgggactggagaaatggcccagtcAATAAAACACTTGTTTTGCACAACCCTGTGAATAAAGGAGTCAACATGGTAAAAGGTGACTGTTTGATTCCCTACAATACAGGTAAAAATTCCAGGCACAGaagtacatgcttgtaatcccaaggTAGAACCAGGTAGATCCTTGAGACTTGATGGCCAGCAAGTGTATCCCAACTGGTAAGTTTAGGCaaagatgagaccctgtctcaaaggaggggACAGTGTTCCAGTAGACAACACGCCACACATAAgaccatgcatacacatgtacaaaaatGTTTGCGGTCACACTTCTGGCCTGtgacacacatatttaaaatctttTGGTTTCTCTCATCACACTGGTTACCAATCAGCAGTCTGTATCAGTCTCTGACATATGCTATCATTTTGCCTCTCTCACAGTCAATCTTTGCCTCGCCCTTATTGTTCTTCATATTCATGGGTGTCATGGCTTATTTTGGtgacacaggagaaaaaaataccAACAGCTTTCAGCaacacctttaaaaatatatatttacaggAACAATTCCCCATTCTCTGGGACTCTTAGAAAAAAAGGTCCATTTTGGGGAAGCAAAACAAATAGTGGAGACGAGTATAGCACCGTCCCCCAAATCACCAACCCCCAGGTCTTCAGGCCTGGTCTGGGCCAGTGCTGACAGGAGGTGAGCCTGGGAGTCTTTTGATCCACCCCCTCCAGCCTAGATTGATATAAGACAGGCTCCATgtcccccattcctccctcccaaCTCCAGGGACACTTAAAAGGGTCCTTTGTACCCGCCTGCAGGAAAttggggggctgggagggagcCAAAAATACACGTTTGGTATCAAAAATAAACACTTGGGGGTGGCAGGAAGACCGCCTCCAAATCCCTTACTTCCCACCCACCCGCCTACCCACCCATCCAATATAGGAAGAGATGTTTCCCTCTCCCCTATTGAAAAGCcccatttaaaaatagattatacTATCAAAATGGAAGGGGGTGGGATACAGAGACCTGGAGTACTAGCTGGAGGGGCCCCCCAGACGGGGACCACCAccccaaaaaaaccctccatTGGGAGGTAATAGGCAGGGCCCCAGGAAATTTGGCAGACAAAGGAATGGCTTCTCAGGGGGGAAGAACAACAAAAGGAATAGTCCTCCCTGGCCAAAAGGTTACTTGAGAAAAGAACAAGCTGACTGAGAAGAAGGTTGGGGAGGTAGCAATTCCTATTTTAACAGTGTTGATTCCCTGGCTACCACTCCCAAACCATTAAATCGTACAAGTGCTCCCTGGACTCAGATACAGCCaggaataataaaacaaaacaagctagcTCTTCAACCCATGTCGCAAAATGAAGACAGGGCACCCTCAACTCCCCAAGggcaggctgagaaataaataaataaaggttctTCTCAAGCCATGCCCTGATTGtcttgttttaggaaaaaatggGGAGGAAATGGGCGAGATGTCTTACCCACTCCCCTAAAAAAGGTTGGGCCAGATTCTTCCCAGTGgccttcaaaaaataaataaataaaccgcTCCACCATTGAAGTAGGAGACGTGTAAGGGCAGCCACTGGGAGGctggcaaagaagaaagaagttgtCTGTTTTGGGTGGAGGAGTTAGTGAAATATTCGCTTTTCCAGGAATATCCACCCCACCGCAATCAGAGCTTAAGTCTGTCAGTTTAACTATGTTTCTCCTTGAGATGGCTAACTGGAGAGTTCAGGAGCATAGATGGATGGGCTCCAAAAAAGGGGGGTGGTGGTAGTCATGGCTTCTGGGGCCCTGGGGAGAGCACCACGGGGGTCGAGAGGCCATCCACGCTGATGGAAGGGATGTGCACCTGTGCGCTGCCACTGGACGGAAACTGGGGGAAGAAACAAGGAGAGGTTATGGATGAACCAAGCTAGTAACTCTTAACCTTCCAACACAGGGGGAGGCAATCCTACCTGGAAGGAGAGCTTGGCTGGACTACGGGGTGCAATTGGACTCAGAGTGCTCCAGAAATGGATGCTAGGGGGCAGCGAGCTGGGTGTCAGCAGCACCGGGGTCTGTGGAGACGGAGTGGCAGGAACTCAAGTGAACAGGTGACAAGTATGAGAAGATGGAAAAAACCTACTTTCAGCACCTCTTCATGGATCTCCTTCAGAGTTCTACAGTTACTCCTCAAAAGTTCATAAACCTAGAGTATAACTACTAAGACCACGCCTATGACATCCCTCAATCATTACACCTAGGAGTTCAATTCCTGTTACTGAGACTTCGGTAAGACTATCCACCAGATTCTATCCATGCACTGCTTTCAAACCTTGTGACCATCAGAAGAACTCAACTTCCCAGTCTTAGATTCCACCTGTATACCTGACTagggaacccactatgcaaaccCCGTGGAAAGCATTAGGGAGTCAGACCCTAATGCCACAAAGACCTAAGACCTGCTCTTCTTAATTAGCCCCATCACTTCAGCGTAAGCCTAAGAACAGCTTGTAAGTTACCAGTATCAATGCCACTCATCTAGGCTGCCAGCCCTTGCTCCTCTGCAAGGCACTCACCAAGGTATGTGTGGGGAGCAGGGATGGCGTTAGCGCTGGCCCCGGTGCCTGAAGACCAGAGCTTGTTCCTGATCCCGGAGTCCGTTCAGGTCCCTGGCCACCCAGCAGGCTTGGACTAAGTGGAAGTTCCAGGTCCCGAGGCTTTCGGCCCTTCTGCGGCTGAGTGATCTCAGTGGTGGAAGTGGAGAGGCCACACACCTGTGCTGTATTCTCTGTCAGGATGGCTGGGAGCCGAGCCAGCAGGCCTTCTGAGGGTGAGACTTCTGGTTCAGCTTTGACAGCTTCTGAACTGAAGCCTCCAGCCCTTGCAGCTTCCAATTCTTCCTTAGGCCCCTCCACTTTGACTTCTGGGGGCTGTGGATGGCCAAAACTTGGGTCCAGACTCAACTCTTCAGATTTCTGGTTTGGGGCCTCTGGTGGGGTTAGGATAACCTGGAAAAGGGGTGTGTGCAAAGGGAATGCATAGGATTGTTCATGTGTAAAACCTTTCTCTGTGGGCCATCCAAGAATGTCTCTGGGTGAGACTCTAGAGGTATTAGTGTCATCCATCTTCATACCCACATTAATCAGAAACTTTGGAAATGGGCTCAAGCAACCTTAAGGCCACTCTAGTGACTAAAGCATGACAATCAGCACATTAGATGTGACCCTGTAAGGGACTAATGTACAAGGAGAGGCATAACTTCCCTATCTATTTCTCTGAGAGAACTTGCATCCCCTCTTCCGCCACTATGTCCTATAGCAGGACACCTATCTCTATTCTATGAGTTCTGTGCTTCATTTCAGAATGATGCATCCTTCTTCTCCAAGCCCTTTCCTAAATTTCCAAGTTCCAGTACTCACCTGCAGGGGCAGACCAGCCTCTTCTGCCtccaaacaggcttctaaggggtTTGGACTGGTGCTCCTGCTCCCTGAGGCGGGTGCTGGTACTCCTGCAGGGGTAGTGTTGGGAAGCACTGAGGCAGGCCGAGGATGAAtgggtggctgtggctgtggctgcagGGACTGTATTGTGAAGGTAGAATAGAGGCCCGAGCGCATGTATTCATTCCGGCTGCTTCGTGCTAAGCCACCTTGGCCTGTCATTCCTGCACCCTTTGGTGTTCCTGGCTTTCCAGTGGCAGTGTCCCCTGGGCCTGCATGGACAGTAGCAGGGGCCATGGCTATGGCCGAGGTTACAGACACCTCAGGCTGGGGTGGGCAGTCTTCAGTGGAGCACCCTGCAACCTCTGGGTAGGACACAAACTTGTAGACAAACTTCTGGCCGCTCACCTTGCGGATGATATTCTGAGAAGTGAAGAACAGGGTGAATGGAGGGTCTTGAGGGCTGTTTCTCTTCTCCTGATGTCTTTCTTTCCACTTGCTCCTATTTCACTCATCTCTTTTAGGCTTGTGGAGTCTTTCCATCTGTCtatgctttcctttcttccccactcTCTGCATCCCTCTGCAGTTTCAACTCCTTCTCTGGGCTTCCTTTACCAATTCTTTCTTTAGTGTCCCTCCCACCCATCTCACTTCAAGTCTTTTTCTGTTATTCATCTTCATCTGTCTAATTCCCCTTTTTCCACTGACTACATTTCATCAGGGACCAATGTAAGGGAATGGGTGAGATCTATGAACCTGGGTTTAACAGAGTCAGGTTTGTTTTGGGAATGTTAACAGGACTGCAGTAATAAAATGAAGTAACTGATACATGTTGGAAGAGACTAAGTTAGTATAGATGGATAGGGAGATAAATAACATGAGGGCTTTTctaaaaattttctaaaaattgactgactgactgttgTGGGAAGGGGAACTGAGGGTGACGGACTGATTGTGGGGTATAAGTGTACCATAGCACATATAAAGGTCAGAGGACGAATTGCAGAAGATGGTTGTCTCCTTCCagtatgtgggtcccagggaatgaactcaggttctcaggcttggcaacaagagcctttacctgctaagccatcgcCTTGGCCAGAGATAGTGGATTTTTAAAAGCTAGCGATGCTGACATGGAGCAGAAAAAGCATgttggttatttgtttttgttaacctgacacaagctagagtcatctaagaagagaaaaaaaatgcctctatcagattgtcTTTAGGCAAGTCAGTAGGCATTTTCTTGCTGTAGGTGGTGCTTTCCCTGGaaaggtggtcctgggctgtgtaaAAGAGGTAGCTGAACAAGCTATAaaaatcaagccagtaagcagtattcctccatggacttggcttcagttcctgtttccaggttcctaTCTTCACTTCCCTCTATGATGGAccttgctaagccatctcactggaaAGAGATAGtggatttttaaagatgaagtaaaccctttcctcctcaagtgacttttggtcatggtgtttattatagcaatagaaagcacaCTATGACAGAAATTAGTAACAGACAGGGCTTACTGCTGTGACAGACAGACCTGAGCATGTTGTTTTGGAAAGAGCTGTGGTAGCATCTGGAACTTTTGCTAGCATCTGAACTTTTGTTCAGAGCTTTAGATGAGAGATGCCGGGGGAACTTGGAAGATAATTCTGATAGCAGTGCAGatggtggaggcctggcttgtgaaggtTCAGAGGGAAGTTTGAGAGCCCCTCAGTCTCTATAGGGGTCATTTATGTGATATTTTGTATTAAGACTCTCATTTATGGTTACCAGAAggatcagctgtgattaacaagagaccagcacCCCTGAAGTGAAATCTTGACTCTACTGGGACAACCGACAGTGATTAGCAGAGGCTGACAAAAATCAGCTGTGagtaagaagagatcagcatcactgaggtgaaatctttcaGGAAGTATTTTCTCAGGGTCAGTACACAGAACCTGTGGTCCAGAGGGGCCAAGAATGCATATTATGCTGGTAGCTTGAACTTGGCAATGTGTAAGAAGAGTCTTCCACATGGTATTTGGCATAAAAGCCACATGCCAAGGGGttgtggagagcagctgaggcctggTACTTTGAAAGGCTAGGAGAAGTCACTGGTGAAGTAGAAGCCTCAGTTGCAATAGATGTTCCAGGATTGAAagggtcatggagagaagctggggcTTGGTACCATATAATAGGGTTGGAATCCCTGTAGAGAGGCTAAGAGGCCAGTGGTGAAGGTGCATCCTCAGTTGCAGTGAAGACCCCAGCCTATTGGAGAAGCAAAGACTGTGGGACACCACTCAGAATGGTGAAAGTATGATATGGAGCTAGACTCAGGCCAGGAGATGCAGTTGGTGCAGCTGTAGCAGTGGAGCTGCCCAAGCTCTTTGGAGCCTAAAAGATCATGAGTGAGTCCCAGGTGCCAGATCTTGATCTGCAGGATCTTGACACTGCTAGAGTTTGgtcttgttttgatttgattgtaACTGGCTCTTTCCTCTTAGAGTAAGAGTAAATAagtgcttatttttttattttataggagctGACAGTTGAGAGATACTAGATATTTTAGAGACATTGAatctttgaagttttaaaaggaCTTTCAAAgttatattatgttttattttgtgatattgATATTAACATGCGATCTTGGGGATAAATACAAAGTTAACAATTATACTTTAACATAagtgtcaagatgacaaaaagAGACAAATGTCCTGGTtagctttttgtcaacttgatacaaactacaGTTATCTAGGAAGAAAGACCTTCAATTAAGAAAAGTACTGTCA
Encoded proteins:
- the Elk1 gene encoding ETS domain-containing protein Elk-1 yields the protein MDPSVTLWQFLLQLLREQGNGHIISWTSRDGGEFKLVDAEEVARLWGLRKNKTNMNYDKLSRALRYYYDKNIIRKVSGQKFVYKFVSYPEVAGCSTEDCPPQPEVSVTSAIAMAPATVHAGPGDTATGKPGTPKGAGMTGQGGLARSSRNEYMRSGLYSTFTIQSLQPQPQPPIHPRPASVLPNTTPAGVPAPASGSRSTSPNPLEACLEAEEAGLPLQVILTPPEAPNQKSEELSLDPSFGHPQPPEVKVEGPKEELEAARAGGFSSEAVKAEPEVSPSEGLLARLPAILTENTAQVCGLSTSTTEITQPQKGRKPRDLELPLSPSLLGGQGPERTPGSGTSSGLQAPGPALTPSLLPTHTLTPVLLTPSSLPPSIHFWSTLSPIAPRSPAKLSFQFPSSGSAQVHIPSISVDGLSTPVVLSPGPQKP